Proteins encoded by one window of Sphingomonas ginkgonis:
- the coaE gene encoding dephospho-CoA kinase (Dephospho-CoA kinase (CoaE) performs the final step in coenzyme A biosynthesis.), with the protein MIRLALTGLIGMGKSTVAAMFARHGVPVFDADAAVHALQGVGGSTVAPIEARFPGTTRDGAVDRARLAAAVLGKPDELAALEAIVHPAVLLARESFVAAHRDSPALLFDIPLLFETGGERAFDKVIVVSSPAELQRRRVLGRPGMSEAKLAAILERQTSDADKRARADFVVDTSGSLAATEAQVEQILACLSLAQGA; encoded by the coding sequence ATGATCCGGCTGGCGCTCACCGGCTTGATCGGCATGGGCAAATCGACCGTCGCGGCGATGTTCGCGCGGCACGGCGTGCCGGTGTTCGACGCCGACGCGGCGGTCCACGCGCTGCAGGGCGTCGGCGGCTCAACGGTCGCCCCGATCGAGGCGCGCTTCCCCGGCACGACGCGGGACGGAGCGGTCGACCGCGCCCGGCTCGCCGCCGCGGTGCTCGGCAAGCCCGACGAGCTCGCCGCGCTCGAGGCGATCGTCCATCCCGCGGTGCTCCTCGCGCGCGAATCCTTCGTCGCCGCGCACCGGGACTCGCCCGCGCTGCTGTTCGACATCCCCCTCCTGTTCGAGACCGGCGGCGAGCGGGCGTTCGACAAGGTGATCGTCGTCTCCTCCCCGGCGGAGCTGCAGCGCCGGCGGGTGCTCGGCCGGCCGGGGATGAGCGAGGCCAAGCTCGCCGCGATCCTCGAGCGGCAGACGAGCGACGCGGACAAGCGCGCGCGGGCCGATTTCGTGGTCGACACCAGCGGCAGCCTCGCCGCGACCGAAGCCCAAGTGGAGCAAATCCTGGCTTGCCTGAGTCTCGCTCAAGGCGCATGA
- the dnaQ gene encoding DNA polymerase III subunit epsilon, with translation MREIVFDTETTGVNPASGDRMVEIGCIELVNRVETGRHFHAYFNPERSMPSEAEAVHGLSAIFLSDKPRFHEKAEELLLFIGDSPLVAHNAGFDFSFLNAELERCGRDPVCLSRMICTLVMARGKHPGAKHSLDALCSRFGVDRSQRVKHGALLDAQLLSQVYVELTGGRQIGLGLVADAGVRADSAAATAGDPARRPVRPPRPHAASVEELQKHAQFVAGLTEPLWQRFGSSAGVSVH, from the coding sequence ATGCGCGAGATTGTGTTCGACACGGAAACGACGGGCGTGAACCCGGCGTCGGGGGACCGCATGGTCGAGATCGGCTGCATCGAGCTGGTCAACCGGGTCGAGACGGGGCGCCACTTCCATGCCTATTTCAACCCCGAGCGATCGATGCCGAGCGAGGCGGAGGCGGTCCACGGCCTGTCCGCCATCTTCCTCTCGGACAAGCCTCGCTTCCACGAGAAGGCGGAGGAGCTGCTGCTGTTCATCGGCGATTCCCCGCTAGTCGCGCACAACGCGGGGTTCGACTTCTCTTTCCTCAACGCCGAGCTCGAGCGCTGCGGGCGCGACCCGGTCTGCCTGTCGCGGATGATCTGCACGCTGGTGATGGCGCGCGGCAAGCATCCCGGCGCCAAGCACAGCCTCGACGCCCTGTGCAGCCGCTTCGGGGTCGACCGGTCGCAGCGGGTCAAGCATGGCGCGCTGCTCGACGCGCAGCTGCTCAGCCAGGTCTATGTCGAGCTGACCGGCGGCCGGCAGATCGGGCTGGGACTGGTCGCCGACGCCGGGGTTCGGGCGGACTCCGCCGCGGCGACGGCCGGCGATCCGGCGCGGCGCCCCGTCCGGCCACCGCGTCCCCACGCGGCGAGTGTTGAAGAATTGCAGAAGCACGCCCAGTTCGTCGCCGGACTTACCGAGCC